One region of Lactobacillus johnsonii genomic DNA includes:
- the rplA gene encoding 50S ribosomal protein L1: MAKHGKRYLEAAKKVDSTKFYSVDEAMKLAKETSYANFDATIEVAYNLNVDPKQADQQIRGALVLPNGTGKSKKVVVFAEGPQADQAKEAGADEVGSDDLVEKVQNGYLDFDVVIATPMMMAKVGRLGRILGPKGLMPNPKTGTVTMDVAKAVENQKAGQVEYRVDKQGLIHAPIGKASFDAEKLAQNFDALRDVILRARPASAKGQYVKSVAVSATFGPGIHLDPLNLD, translated from the coding sequence ATGGCAAAGCATGGAAAGAGATATTTAGAAGCAGCTAAAAAAGTTGATTCAACTAAATTTTATTCAGTAGATGAAGCTATGAAGTTAGCAAAAGAAACTTCATACGCAAACTTTGATGCAACTATTGAAGTTGCATATAACTTAAATGTTGACCCTAAGCAAGCAGATCAACAAATTAGAGGTGCATTGGTACTTCCAAACGGTACTGGTAAATCTAAGAAGGTTGTTGTTTTTGCTGAAGGTCCACAAGCTGACCAAGCTAAAGAAGCAGGTGCTGACGAAGTTGGTTCTGATGATTTAGTAGAAAAAGTTCAAAACGGTTACTTAGACTTTGACGTAGTTATTGCTACTCCAATGATGATGGCTAAGGTTGGTCGTTTAGGTCGTATCTTAGGACCTAAGGGCTTAATGCCAAACCCTAAGACTGGTACTGTTACTATGGACGTTGCTAAAGCTGTTGAAAACCAAAAAGCAGGTCAAGTTGAATACCGTGTTGATAAGCAAGGTTTAATCCATGCACCAATCGGTAAGGCTTCATTTGACGCTGAAAAATTAGCACAAAACTTTGATGCATTACGTGACGTTATTCTTCGTGCACGTCCTGCATCAGCTAAGGGTCAATACGTTAAGAGTGTTGCCGTTTCTGCAACCTTTGGCCCTGGTATCCACTTGGATCCATTAAACTTAGACTAA
- a CDS encoding RNA-guided endonuclease InsQ/TnpB family protein: MIKTQVVKLKVNKTMQKYLDALCDYRRYCWNKGLETWQLMYEAYSLNKKDNPSPNERRVRDELVANKADWQYDLSARCLQLAVKDLANAWKNFFDKAQPDWGIPSFKSKKSPRQGFKTDRAKIVNGKLRLDRPRSISKESWFDLKSYEALKMDEVKVVSIFKEKESYYAALSYEEDMPAKAKTHQKTAVDVNVGHFNYTEGPINVLPAKLQKLYKRIKHYQRMLARKREVNGKLATKSNNYYAVRAKLQRDYRKVANIQNDLLQKFTAKLIDNYDQIVIEDLAVKEMMMMHVASKGMQRSLFSKFRQILTYKCDWYGKELILADKKYPSTQRCAQCGYVKKGEEKITLQGNKKHGTKHNEYVCYECGYKNDRDENAVLNLLALAK, from the coding sequence ATGATTAAAACTCAAGTAGTTAAGCTAAAAGTTAATAAGACCATGCAAAAGTATCTTGATGCTTTATGTGACTATCGCCGATACTGCTGGAATAAAGGACTTGAAACTTGGCAATTAATGTATGAAGCCTATAGCTTGAACAAGAAAGATAATCCAAGTCCCAATGAACGCAGAGTCCGTGATGAACTAGTCGCAAATAAAGCTGATTGGCAATATGACTTGTCTGCTAGATGTTTGCAACTAGCTGTTAAAGACTTAGCTAATGCTTGGAAGAACTTTTTTGATAAGGCACAGCCTGATTGGGGAATACCTAGTTTTAAATCTAAGAAATCCCCCAGACAAGGCTTTAAAACTGATAGAGCTAAGATTGTTAATGGCAAGCTTCGTCTTGATCGCCCAAGAAGCATCTCAAAAGAGTCTTGGTTTGATTTAAAAAGTTATGAAGCCCTAAAGATGGATGAAGTCAAAGTGGTAAGCATCTTCAAAGAAAAAGAGAGCTATTATGCGGCTTTGTCTTATGAAGAGGACATGCCAGCTAAGGCTAAAACTCATCAAAAGACAGCAGTTGATGTTAATGTTGGTCACTTCAACTATACAGAGGGCCCAATCAATGTTTTGCCAGCTAAATTGCAAAAGCTTTATAAGCGTATTAAGCATTATCAAAGAATGCTGGCACGTAAAAGAGAAGTGAATGGTAAGTTAGCTACTAAATCAAATAATTACTATGCAGTGAGAGCCAAACTGCAAAGAGATTATCGTAAAGTGGCTAATATCCAAAATGATCTTTTACAAAAGTTCACTGCTAAGCTTATAGATAATTACGACCAAATTGTAATTGAAGACTTAGCAGTTAAAGAAATGATGATGATGCATGTAGCTTCAAAAGGTATGCAGCGATCGCTCTTTAGCAAGTTTAGACAGATATTAACTTACAAGTGTGATTGGTATGGCAAAGAATTAATCTTAGCTGATAAAAAATACCCATCAACTCAAAGATGTGCTCAGTGTGGTTATGTCAAAAAAGGCGAGGAAAAGATCACTTTGCAAGGTAACAAAAAGCATGGTACCAAACATAATGAGTATGTCTGTTATGAGTGTGGCTACAAGAATGATCGAGATGAAAATGCGGTTTTAAACCTTTTAGCGTTAGCAAAATAA
- a CDS encoding amino acid ABC transporter permease, translating to MLNYIFSIMPSLFSGAWLTIEIFFWTTVVSIPLGLLVAFGLHSKLKLVKAILKFYVWIIRGTPLLLQLIFIFYGLPTVGIVFPRYEAALVAFIINYAAYFAEIFRGGLQAVPVGQFEAAQVLGLSRWQTINRIVRPQVVKIVLPSIGNELINLVKDSSLVYVIGLGDLLRAGNVATARDVSLVPLVLVGCVYLAMTAVLTALLRVVEKRSNVWK from the coding sequence ATGCTAAATTATATTTTTAGTATTATGCCATCATTATTTTCCGGTGCTTGGTTAACTATTGAAATCTTTTTTTGGACGACTGTAGTTTCTATTCCGCTAGGTTTATTAGTTGCCTTTGGTTTACATTCAAAATTGAAATTAGTTAAAGCTATTTTGAAATTTTATGTATGGATTATTCGTGGTACACCTCTTTTACTACAATTAATTTTTATTTTTTATGGCTTACCAACTGTTGGAATTGTCTTTCCAAGATACGAGGCTGCGTTAGTCGCATTTATTATCAATTATGCTGCTTACTTTGCAGAAATCTTCCGTGGTGGACTGCAAGCAGTACCCGTCGGCCAATTTGAGGCAGCACAAGTGCTAGGTTTAAGTAGATGGCAAACAATTAATCGTATTGTGCGTCCACAAGTTGTTAAGATTGTTTTGCCTTCGATTGGTAATGAGCTGATAAACTTAGTTAAGGACTCCAGTTTGGTCTATGTAATTGGTTTAGGAGACCTTTTACGTGCCGGAAATGTTGCGACTGCAAGAGACGTGTCTTTAGTTCCACTAGTATTAGTAGGGTGCGTATATTTGGCAATGACAGCAGTTTTAACAGCTTTATTGAGAGTAGTGGAGAAGAGAAGCAATGTCTGGAAATAA
- a CDS encoding amino acid ABC transporter ATP-binding protein, with translation MSGNKVLELKNISKSFGTRKIIDKLNLSLDQGDILSIIGPSGAGKTTLLRLIAGLESADSGKFLHNRKEFDPTDRNNHLVGMVFQDYNLFPNLSVMDNITLAPIMVNKMSKAEAEKAAAPVLDQLDLDKFKTLYPYQLSGGQKQRVAIARALQMKPEILCYDEPTSALDPELVGKVKDIFLKLKQTGMTQVIITHDHQFGKAVADKILKVEPIEK, from the coding sequence ATGTCTGGAAATAAAGTTTTAGAGCTCAAGAATATAAGCAAGAGCTTTGGCACGAGAAAAATTATTGATAAGTTAAATTTGTCACTAGATCAAGGAGATATCTTAAGTATTATTGGCCCTTCAGGTGCAGGAAAAACTACACTGCTTCGCTTGATCGCGGGGCTTGAAAGTGCTGATAGTGGAAAATTCCTCCATAATAGAAAAGAATTTGATCCTACAGATCGTAATAATCATTTGGTAGGGATGGTTTTTCAAGATTACAATCTTTTTCCAAACCTTTCAGTAATGGATAATATTACGCTCGCTCCAATTATGGTAAATAAGATGAGTAAAGCAGAGGCTGAAAAAGCAGCTGCACCTGTTTTAGATCAATTAGACTTAGACAAGTTTAAAACTTTATATCCATACCAATTATCAGGGGGACAAAAGCAGCGTGTAGCCATTGCCAGAGCCCTGCAAATGAAACCTGAAATCTTGTGTTATGATGAGCCTACATCTGCCTTAGATCCCGAGTTAGTAGGAAAAGTAAAAGATATTTTCTTAAAGCTTAAACAAACAGGAATGACGCAGGTGATTATCACTCACGATCACCAGTTTGGAAAAGCTGTTGCTGATAAAATCTTAAAAGTTGAGCCAATAGAAAAATGA
- a CDS encoding amino acid ABC transporter substrate-binding protein yields the protein MKKIIRFLGLLIIVLASVGVAGCQRQENSWQAIKSRGTLVIGVDDSFVPMDFRQKNGKLVGFDVDLAKAVCKEIGLKPDFQTIDWSMKETELRNGTIDVIWNGYTKTKAREKKVAFSKPYLENDQILVTRKNERINNYRQMKGKILGVQTGSSGADDLDNYPKVLKKRVKSTVLYDTYNNAFIDLKAGRIDGLLIDGVYANYYLAHSKYQKEFKKEKLPYPSEKFSVGINKKDKTLKNKINQALDHLEKTGELKKIREKWFN from the coding sequence ATGAAAAAAATAATACGATTTTTGGGCCTATTGATCATTGTGCTAGCTTCTGTTGGTGTGGCTGGATGTCAAAGACAGGAAAATTCATGGCAGGCGATTAAATCACGTGGTACTTTAGTAATTGGTGTTGACGACAGTTTCGTCCCAATGGATTTTCGCCAAAAGAATGGTAAGCTTGTTGGCTTTGATGTTGACTTAGCCAAAGCCGTTTGCAAGGAGATTGGTTTAAAACCTGATTTCCAAACAATTGATTGGTCAATGAAAGAAACAGAACTTCGCAATGGGACAATAGATGTTATCTGGAATGGATATACTAAGACGAAGGCTAGGGAAAAGAAAGTAGCATTTTCAAAACCATATCTTGAAAATGATCAGATTCTGGTTACACGAAAAAATGAAAGAATAAATAATTATCGACAAATGAAAGGGAAGATTCTTGGAGTTCAAACAGGATCTTCAGGAGCCGATGATTTGGATAATTATCCTAAAGTCTTAAAGAAACGTGTCAAAAGTACAGTTTTGTATGATACTTATAACAATGCCTTTATCGATTTAAAAGCTGGCAGAATTGATGGCTTATTAATTGATGGGGTATATGCAAATTATTATTTAGCTCACAGCAAGTATCAAAAAGAATTTAAAAAAGAAAAATTACCATATCCAAGTGAAAAATTTTCAGTAGGAATCAATAAAAAAGATAAAACTCTTAAAAACAAGATTAATCAAGCTCTTGACCACTTAGAGAAGACGGGAGAGCTAAAAAAGATTCGCGAAAAATGGTTTAATTAA
- the rplJ gene encoding 50S ribosomal protein L10, protein MSKAIIAKKEKLVDDFAAELKEAKAILVIDYLGLTVEEVTNLRKDLRDANVKMKVIKNTYLKRAAEKAGIEGLEDTFVGPTAVVYTADAEDITEPARIVSKYEDDIDALSIKGGMLEGKVASQEEIKKLAAIPGREGLLSMLVSVLQAPVRNFAYAVKAVADSKDE, encoded by the coding sequence TTGAGTAAAGCAATCATTGCTAAAAAAGAAAAGCTTGTTGATGACTTTGCAGCAGAACTTAAGGAAGCTAAGGCTATCTTAGTAATTGACTACTTAGGTTTAACTGTTGAAGAAGTAACTAACTTACGTAAGGATCTACGTGATGCTAACGTTAAGATGAAAGTTATCAAGAACACTTACTTAAAGCGTGCTGCTGAAAAGGCTGGTATTGAAGGTTTAGAAGATACTTTTGTTGGTCCTACTGCTGTTGTTTACACTGCTGATGCAGAAGACATCACTGAACCAGCTCGTATTGTTTCTAAATACGAAGATGATATCGACGCATTATCAATTAAAGGTGGTATGCTCGAAGGTAAGGTTGCCAGCCAAGAAGAAATCAAGAAACTTGCAGCTATTCCAGGTCGCGAAGGTTTACTTTCAATGCTTGTATCTGTATTACAAGCTCCAGTTCGCAACTTTGCATACGCTGTTAAGGCTGTCGCTGATTCAAAAGACGAATAA
- the rplL gene encoding 50S ribosomal protein L7/L12 encodes MALDTEKIIEDLKGASILELNDLVKAIEDEFGVSAAAPVAAAGAAGAGAEKTEFDVELTDVGQEKVKVIKVVRDITGLGLKDSKDLVDGAPKNVKEGVSEDEANDIKAKLEEVGATVTVK; translated from the coding sequence ATGGCTTTAGATACTGAAAAGATTATTGAAGATTTAAAAGGTGCTTCAATCCTTGAATTAAACGACTTAGTAAAGGCTATTGAAGACGAATTTGGTGTTTCAGCTGCTGCTCCAGTTGCTGCTGCAGGTGCTGCAGGCGCAGGTGCAGAAAAGACTGAATTTGACGTTGAATTGACTGATGTTGGTCAAGAAAAAGTTAAGGTTATCAAGGTTGTTCGTGACATCACTGGTCTTGGCCTTAAGGATTCTAAGGACCTTGTTGATGGTGCTCCTAAGAACGTTAAGGAAGGCGTTTCTGAAGACGAAGCTAACGACATCAAAGCTAAGCTTGAAGAAGTTGGCGCAACTGTTACTGTTAAGTAA
- a CDS encoding ion channel, with the protein MFKKNFYKWFKAALAIISIILLVLDFAAIIDINSRNSKWFWLNNLILIILAIDYFSRLYLAKNKKVFFRNNIFELLAIIPVGLAFSWMKLAQLGDIGLYFRLLRLIRLAGLVGMLKDILHTHGILYVIYFSIAFLMLGSVAISITEHVSLDQAFWWAITTASTVGYGDISKHTISPQSLLGKLVILAMILIGVGVMGIVTSSLTAYLMRRNEGKISIKDKNADFTFILDKLDRLEDQNKMLAEQNQNLQKQIQELKENRPPREWDKLKEWIEKKKDKN; encoded by the coding sequence ATGTTTAAGAAAAATTTTTATAAATGGTTTAAAGCCGCTTTAGCTATTATTTCAATTATTCTGCTTGTGTTAGATTTTGCGGCAATAATTGATATTAATAGTAGGAATAGTAAGTGGTTTTGGCTAAATAACCTTATTTTAATTATTTTGGCAATAGATTACTTTTCTCGGCTCTATCTTGCAAAAAATAAGAAAGTATTTTTTAGAAATAATATTTTTGAGCTGCTAGCAATTATTCCTGTTGGTCTTGCCTTTAGTTGGATGAAACTGGCTCAGTTGGGAGATATTGGTTTATATTTTAGGCTATTACGTTTAATCCGGTTGGCTGGTCTAGTGGGGATGCTAAAAGATATCTTACACACTCATGGTATTTTATATGTAATATACTTTAGTATTGCCTTTTTGATGTTAGGATCAGTTGCAATTTCGATTACTGAACATGTTTCACTTGATCAAGCATTCTGGTGGGCAATCACTACAGCAAGCACGGTAGGATATGGTGATATTTCTAAACACACGATTTCACCGCAATCTTTACTGGGAAAATTAGTGATTTTAGCAATGATTCTGATTGGAGTAGGAGTAATGGGAATCGTTACTAGTTCGCTTACTGCTTACTTGATGAGAAGAAATGAAGGTAAAATCAGTATTAAAGACAAGAATGCTGATTTTACCTTCATTTTAGATAAATTAGACCGGCTAGAAGATCAAAATAAAATGTTGGCTGAGCAAAATCAAAACTTGCAAAAACAAATCCAAGAATTAAAAGAAAATCGTCCTCCTCGGGAGTGGGATAAACTTAAGGAATGGATTGAAAAGAAAAAAGACAAAAATTAA
- a CDS encoding class I SAM-dependent methyltransferase, protein MTKKNQMYFAANPDAKHDEHLVDYHIDDIDLKFTTDAGVFSKLRVDYGSGVLIKAMKNVDFPKDGILDVGTGYGPMGLFAAKFWPDQEVDMVDVNERALDLAKRNAQFNRIDNVNIYQSDIYEQVDKKYGLIITNPPIRAGKKVVDQILTEAKDHLVENGVLLVVIQKKQGAPSAKKLMTKIYGNCEILARDKGYYILMSKNN, encoded by the coding sequence ATGACAAAAAAGAATCAAATGTATTTTGCGGCTAATCCTGATGCCAAGCATGATGAACACTTAGTTGACTATCATATTGATGATATTGATTTAAAATTTACGACTGATGCGGGCGTTTTTTCAAAATTAAGAGTTGATTATGGTTCAGGTGTTTTAATTAAAGCAATGAAAAACGTTGATTTTCCAAAAGATGGCATCTTAGATGTAGGGACTGGCTACGGTCCGATGGGATTATTTGCGGCCAAGTTTTGGCCTGATCAAGAAGTTGATATGGTAGATGTAAATGAGCGTGCCTTAGACTTAGCTAAAAGAAATGCACAGTTCAATCGAATTGATAATGTAAATATTTATCAGTCAGATATTTATGAACAAGTGGATAAAAAATATGGGCTAATTATTACTAATCCACCAATTCGTGCTGGTAAAAAGGTAGTCGACCAAATTTTAACTGAAGCAAAAGACCATCTAGTAGAAAATGGCGTCTTATTGGTAGTAATTCAGAAGAAACAAGGTGCACCTAGTGCCAAGAAATTAATGACAAAGATATACGGAAATTGTGAGATTCTAGCTCGTGATAAGGGCTATTACATTTTAATGAGTAAAAATAATTAA
- a CDS encoding transcriptional regulator — protein MKIREALRKERLAQHKTQAAWIKNIPISVSHYSEIETGYAKNGKEADIDSEKLILLLKSNHVDIIKFFESVNGSYKIDERARMIENISNQLSVAFNNNDLEKVEKITHELENMPAVPKITYYRAVLIRAYLKDEMTSMDKATRTKINQYIYQKDDWVTDNEALIIFGNSMPISDPDILIARMGKVLRYYKNLENCPATFQRRVSTVCVNYLYTALCIRKIDKYVSETMALIRTLPFDDRFGLKILITQYFEDMKKGDKKSMQQLKDVLRHAGLTKLANRL, from the coding sequence ATGAAAATAAGAGAAGCTCTTCGAAAAGAAAGATTGGCTCAGCATAAAACACAAGCCGCTTGGATTAAAAATATACCTATTTCTGTTTCTCACTATTCAGAAATAGAAACAGGTTATGCTAAAAATGGAAAAGAAGCAGATATTGATAGTGAAAAATTAATTTTACTTCTTAAATCTAATCATGTAGATATAATAAAATTTTTTGAGTCAGTCAATGGCTCATACAAAATTGATGAACGTGCAAGGATGATAGAGAATATTTCTAATCAATTATCGGTTGCTTTTAATAATAATGATTTAGAAAAAGTCGAGAAAATTACTCATGAATTGGAAAATATGCCTGCTGTTCCAAAAATTACATATTATCGGGCTGTATTAATCAGGGCTTATTTAAAGGATGAAATGACTTCAATGGATAAAGCAACTCGAACAAAAATTAATCAATATATTTATCAAAAAGATGATTGGGTTACAGATAACGAGGCATTGATAATTTTTGGTAACTCTATGCCTATTTCTGATCCAGACATTTTGATTGCTAGAATGGGAAAGGTCTTACGCTACTATAAAAATTTAGAAAATTGTCCAGCTACTTTTCAGCGGAGAGTATCCACAGTTTGTGTTAATTATTTATATACGGCGCTTTGTATTAGAAAAATTGATAAATATGTGTCAGAAACAATGGCTCTTATTCGTACGTTGCCTTTTGATGACAGGTTTGGTTTAAAGATTCTTATTACTCAATATTTTGAAGATATGAAAAAGGGAGATAAAAAGTCTATGCAGCAATTAAAAGATGTTCTGAGACATGCAGGTCTAACGAAACTTGCGAATCGATTATAG
- a CDS encoding YxeA family protein: MKKFKIGVISLLTVLVIAIIGVLTVHTSTTDRLNPLVSETVSYAKVPKNTQNYKQVTIINPKDGKTRAYKIKQVGGYDPNQEYIKVHHKGQYVKSISYITKNQFYNQQ; encoded by the coding sequence ATGAAGAAATTTAAAATAGGAGTTATTTCACTTCTGACTGTACTGGTAATAGCAATTATTGGCGTTTTGACTGTTCATACGTCTACTACTGATCGTTTAAATCCATTGGTTAGTGAAACAGTTAGTTATGCTAAGGTTCCAAAAAACACTCAGAATTACAAACAAGTAACGATCATTAACCCAAAGGATGGTAAAACTAGAGCTTATAAAATAAAACAAGTGGGTGGTTATGATCCAAATCAGGAATATATTAAGGTCCATCATAAGGGTCAGTATGTAAAATCAATTTCATACATTACAAAAAATCAATTCTATAACCAACAATAA
- the tadA gene encoding tRNA adenosine(34) deaminase TadA → MLTKEQKEKYMHLAFEQAKKAEEQGEVPIGAVVVDKDGNVIGEGYNRRELDEDATQHAEMIAIRQACKKLNSWRLVDCSLFITLEPCPMCSGAIINSRLAEVYYGAFDPKAGAAGSVIDLFKVEKFNHHPKIYGGLFRDQAAQMLKDFFREIRRKQKQDK, encoded by the coding sequence ATGTTAACTAAAGAGCAAAAAGAAAAATACATGCACCTAGCCTTTGAACAGGCAAAAAAGGCTGAAGAACAAGGTGAAGTACCAATTGGTGCAGTTGTTGTAGATAAAGATGGCAATGTGATTGGCGAAGGATATAATAGACGCGAGCTTGATGAAGATGCGACGCAACATGCCGAAATGATTGCGATTAGACAAGCTTGTAAAAAATTAAATTCCTGGCGTCTAGTCGACTGTAGTTTGTTTATTACCCTTGAACCCTGTCCAATGTGCAGCGGTGCTATCATTAATTCAAGATTAGCTGAAGTTTATTATGGTGCTTTTGATCCAAAAGCTGGAGCAGCAGGCAGTGTCATTGACTTATTTAAGGTGGAAAAATTTAATCACCATCCTAAAATTTATGGCGGTTTATTTAGGGATCAAGCAGCCCAAATGCTAAAAGATTTTTTCCGTGAAATTAGACGTAAACAAAAGCAAGATAAATAG